The genomic region AGGAACCCCTGACGAGATCAAAACGTCACGGTCATATTCCATTCAGATCGTTGCattgtttatatttgtctttgtgtatacattactgtatttgttttagtgttcatatatatgtttatgtatatatttatatacatatatctatatacacatattcatatgcatatatatatacacacatatatttatatacatacatatatactttgttCATAATCTACTACTTTTTGAGGTAtggtattttcattaatttctatCGGAAAAGGAGATAATAAATAGACTGaatcccatttcccttcttcattttcatttgcaAATTTTCCATCCTGttagatgataatattcatgtcGACACATATAGTTTAAAAGTCCACATCATCGATTTTTTGGGTTCGCAAACTCGAAATATATTATCCACGGAACAATATATTGGACAGCCTTGTTCTCACACCATTTCTGGTTTAATTGACTCAGACACGAACATGTGAAAGATTTTGTCCAAGGAGCATCATAGTGAGTAGTCTTGTTATTGACAGCATATCACTTCATATTTACGCCAAGTTGATTAAACAGAAGAGGCGAAGCTTCGATTCTTTGCCCAAAGCATGCATTTAAATCAGTGAAGAAAAGGGTACAAGAAGACAACCAGAAGGGCAACGCAAAGTGGCAATCGGCTGGGAAGTGACAGATAGAGAGCTACTGCCTTCATAGTTGCTCTTTATGCTATGCGGATGTGTTATTGAATCAAATTTGGTCCTGATTCCTGAGTTTTATTGTAGAcaggcatgtatttatgtatacacattcacatacagtacatgtaaatgtatatgcctaAGGTACAggtatatatgcaagcataagGATGTGCATAAAAAGACTATACTTTATTCAGATGTTCTAAAATGCTTTCAATGAAAATCTTAGATtgaaatattcatattattgacCCTTTTGTTATAAGAATATCTCCctgttaaaataaaaaaggaagagggaattttGTAAACGATGACATTCATCGCCTCCAGTTGAGAGGCAGCGGTCGCATGAGCGATATGCCTTCCTTAAGTGACAACTTGTGGATAACCAGAACAAAATGTTTTAGTGAATGTATAGCCATGCCGTCATACTGTAGTATGATTGTttgctttgtatatatacatatacatttacacatatgtgcatatatatatctgtgtgtgtgtgtatgtatatgtatgtatataaaatattatttagttTGATTAATATAGTGATAATTCATGAAATGGCAAAATACAGGTAATGGGTGTCGTACAAATAAGAAAATGTTGAACCTGTGGCAGCTACCGTACATAATTTATTTAAATAATGAATTTGAATTTTTAACATTGATTGATATTATCCCGCTgtttgttgctattactgtttcAAGAAATGTCAGCTGTTGCAGCAAATGcttaaacacacgtatatatgcacatattatctTTCCTTCGTTTAATACAACGTCAGTTCTTTATTCTTAGTAATACAGACATCCTTATTGCGTTTGTTTACTTGTGACTTTCTACTGTTGATCATatttggaaaataatgataaacattagtCTCATCATGGCATcattcatcttaattattattgcaGCAAGGTTATTACCAGTCATTTAAATGCATTTGTTcaaaccccctaaaaaaaaaaaaaaaaaaaaaaaaaaaaatatccgtaaaATGAAAGGAATCAGCATAAGAGTATATAGTAGATTTCGGATTTAAATATTTAATGTGTATTTACAGGTATCAACGAACTCATTTCGACGCAACACtggatagagagaaaacaaatcatTAGTATAAGCTGAATCAGAAAATAGCTTTAGGTTATGTTATACACAAATTTCGTATTATCTAACATGGATGAATATATTCTAATCAtaaagtttgtatatgtatatatacatacatccatatatatacatatatatggatggagaaatatgtatatatacgtatatacatacataaatacatatatattattatatatatgtacatacacataatatataaagtatataatataatatgtatagtatataaatgtatgcatatatgcatatacatacatatatatatacatacacatgcatacatatataagtatatgtatacatatgcatataaatagatgttTAATGTGTTTATATCCACATAATACTACTTGCCTTTTTCACTTTGACCTTAATGGCCATACCCGTAGCCACCCCCATGGCCTTTGCCGTAGCCACCGCCTCCATGACCATAACCGCCTCCTCCGTGTCCGTATCCACCTCCATGCCCTTTGCCATAGCCACCTCCGCCATGACCATATCCACCTCCTCCGTGTCCTTTTCCGTATCCACCTCCATGCCCTTTGCCATATCCACCTCCTCCGTGTCCGTATCCACCTCCCCCGTGTCCTTTTCCGTATCCACCTCCGCCGTGGCCATATCCACCTCCTCCGTgtccgtatccacctcctccgtGTCCGTATCCACTTCCCCCGTGTCCTTTTCCGTATCCATCTCCGCCGTgtccgtatccacctcctccgtGTCCTTTACCGTATCCACCTCCGCCGTGGCCATATCCACCTCCGCCGTGTCCGTACCCACCTCCTCCGTGTACTTTTCCGTATCCACCTCCGCCGTGGCCATATCCAACGGGTGTCGGGTCAGCGAGCGTGGCCGCCAAGATGCAGGCGACAGCCAGCCCGAATATAATCTGAAAGCAAATTGAAAGTAAAACAGATTATTGGAAACAGAAAAGGGATATTTAGAATtctgttttccttcattttcttatttattatatctGAACCGACACGCAATAATTTGCCaaatttccttaattttcttcaCCAACATATTCAAACGCCATGTAGTGTTCGTCACTTACTGTCTTGGACACCATCGCCTCCCCTGTCTCGAACCGGCTCCTCGGAAGCAATGAATGAACCTCAGGGATTCCTTGCGCGTGTTTTATACTTGGTCACTGCTGAAAAGTAAGGTTGGTTTCAAGGTGAAATTGGTTACCTGAGTAACAGCCGGTCattcttacctgattggatgctcttcctaatcagtCGCTGTCTAGTTGGAATTCGATCATGCGATCATGGCACTgggaagcatacatatatatgatacaatatatataatacaatatatatatatatacttatctatcttaatttatatttttactatgtGGCAAGGAACTCTTGACGAGATCGAAATGTCACGGTCATATTCCATTCAGATCGTTGCattgtttatatttgtctttgtatacacatatctgtatttgTTCTAGTgttcacatatacgtatgtatatatatatatatttctttatatacaaatatgtgtttatgtacatacatatatactatgtccATTATCTGCTAGTTTTTGAGGTatagtattttcataaatttctAGCAGAAAAGGAGATAATAAATAGACTAAATCCTATTTCCTCGTCATTTTTATTTGCAATTTTCCCATCCTGCTagagatgataatattcatgccaacatatataaaagatataaagacATTATTGGCGAAGTTTAAAAGCTCACATCATCGACATTTTTGGTTCCTAAACTCGAAATATATTATCCACGGAACAATATACTGGACAGCCTTATTTCTGGTTTAATTGACTCAGACACGAACATGCGAAAGATTTTGTCCAAGGAGCATCATAGTGAGTAGAGTCTTGTTAATAACAGCATATCGCTTCATATTCATGCCAAGTTGATTAAACAGAAGAGGCGAAACTTGGATTCCTTTCATTACCCAAAGCATGCCTTTAAATCAGTGAAGAAAAGAGTACAAGAAGACAACCAGAAGGGCAACGCATAGGGCAATCTGCTGGGAAGTGACGGATAGAGAACTACTGCTTTCATAGTTGTTCTTTAGGATATGCTGAAGTGTTATTGAATCACATTTAGTTCCTGAAAAGTTTTATTGTAgacaggtatgtatttatatatacacatttacatacagtatatgtatatgcctaaggtacaggtatatatgcacgcataagGATGTGCATAAAAAGTCTATACTTAATCCAGGGACGAAGATGTTCTGAAATGCTTTCAACGAAAATCTTTGAAGATTGGATTGGAAAAATAGCTCCATCATTCGAGGTCATATTCGTATTGTTGATCCTTTGTTATGAGAATATATCCgtgttaaaataaaaaaaggaagaggtcgCTTGACTGTAGGAGATGGCTTTGGAAGGATTATTCAGGTTTTAGAAAGACAGCTCAAGTTGTGGATAACCAGAACAAAATGTTTTAGTGAATGTATAGCCATGTCGTCATACTGTAGTGTGattgtttactttatatatatatacatatgcatttacacatgtgtgtatatatatatatatctatgcatatgaatgtatataaaagatTAGTTAGTTTGTTTAATATAGTGATAATCCATGAAATGGCAAAAtacaggtattatatatatatcataagattAAAGGAATCAGAATAAGAGTATATAGTAGATTTCggatttatatatttcatgtgtaTTTACAGGTATCAACGAACTCATTTCGACGCAACactggagagggagaaaaaaaatcattagtatAAGCTGAATCAGAAAATAGCTTTAGGTTATGTTATACACAAATTTCGTATTATCTAACATGGATGAATATATTCTAATCAtaaagtttgtatatgtatatatacatacattcatataaatacatatatatggatagataaatatgtatatatacatacatacataaaaacatacacatgatatataaagtatataatataatatatatagtatataaatgtatgtatatatgcatatacatacacatgcatatatatatatatatatttgtatataaatgaatgtctAATGTGTTTACATCAACATAATATTACTTACCTTTTTCACTTTGACCTTAATGGCCATACCCGTAGCCACCCCCATGGCCTTTGCCGTATCCACCGCCTCCATGGCCATAACCGCCTCCTCCGTGGCCATATCCACCTCCACCATGGCCATATCCACCTCCACCGTGGCCATATCCACCTCCGCCGTgtccgtatccacctcctccgtGTCCTTTTCCGTATCCACCGCCTCCATGACCATAACCGCCTCCTCCGTGGCCATACCCACCTCCACCGTGGCCATATCCACCTCCTCCGTGTCCGTATCCACCTCCACCGTGGCCGTATCCACCTCCATGGCCTTTGCCATAGCCACCTCCGCCGTGACCATATCCACCTCCTCCGTGTCCTTttccgtatccacctcctccgtGTCCTTTTCCGTATCCACCTCCGCCGTGTCCGTATCCACCTCCGCCGTGGCCATATCCACCTCCTCCGTgtccgtatccacctcctccgtGTCCTTTTCCGTATCCACCTCCGCCGTGTCCGTATCCACCTCCGTGTCCTTTACCGTATCCACCTCCGCCGTGGCCATATCCACCTCCTCCGTgtccgtatccacctcctccgtGTCCTTTTCCGTATCCACCTCCGCCGTGGCCATATCCACCTCCGTGACCTTTACCGTATCCACCGGGTGTCGGGTTAGCGAGCGTGGCCGCCAAAATGCAGGCAACAGCCAGCCCAAATATAATCTGAAAGCAAATTTGAAAGTAAATTTGAAACAAAAAAtgatttccttgtttatttcatCTCATAGACACGTAATCATTTGTCTTCAGCATCATATTCAAATGCCATTACATTAAGGGTTTTCGCCACTTACTGTCTTGGACACCATCGCCTCCGCTGTCTCGACCCGGCTCCTCGGAAGCAATGAATGAGCCTCAGGGATTCCTTGCGCGTGTTTTATACTCGATCGTTActgaaaaataatgttgatgtcaCGGGTGTGGTTGGTTACCCGGGCAACAGCCGGTCATGTCACGTGCTGATTGAAAAGTAAAATTCATTGTGACTGGAatacaataagaatgaaatactatgcatgcatacatacatatgtctgaatCTCTCTGTCAGTGGGTGTACAAGCATGTATGTgtacttcatatatgtatatacggattCCCTGCCTAAACACAGGAATGACAAATGGCAGACAAACAATATACCCATACGCACATGCATTCGCAaggataaattaaatatatttagcaCCCATAAAAAATAGAAGATTAGGAAGAGATGACACACGATATTACAGGGACAGCAATAGTTCATGCTGAACATTCGTACTGTCTTTCAATGTGTACATGTGATTTTAAGGCGTCAGTGACGTCGGATATAATACAATAAGGCTAAGTTAAATAGGctagtatttattttttctatctcactGAAGCTATTGCTTTTGAGTTTCAGTATGAAATGAAACGTCTGTAAATTCATGTATCAGTAAGATATATTTTGATAGAAAATACCATTGCATATTTTATCATTTACACTCAAAAGAACTTTAATAGCTATAAGCCCAAATGTGAAGAAATGGAACTTCACGGGATTTTCattagattattataatgattgttattaataaatactttaaccattaccattaacGGAAGGATAATGgtaagcgagagatagatagatagatagatagatagatagatagatagatagagaattctGGTACTTAGAATACTTCATAAGAATTAGTAGTACACTTAATGCCTTtaagacacacgaacacacacacacatacttgtatatatacatatatacgtatatacatatatatacacacacacctgtaaatatatgaatatatacatatatatgtacacacacacatatatatgtacatatacatatatatgtatttatacatatatatgtatatatacatatatatatatatatgtatatatacacacatatatgcatatatatgtacatatatgtatatatatatgtatatatatgcatatgtatagatatatatatacacatatatgtatacatgtatatgtatatatgcattatataatacacacacacacacacacacacacacactcacacacacacacacacatatttatatattcatgcacacacagacatatacatatatgtatatatattgtatatatatttgtttacatatgtaaatatatgcatatacatatatatgtttccatatatatatttgcatatatatgtatatataaatgcatttatttttatatttatatgtatatatacacatttatatatatgcatatataaatgcatatatatatacatatatgtgtatatgtatatatatatatttcatatatatacatatatgtcttatctatctatatgtgtatgtatacatatacacatatatgtatatgtatgtatatgcatatatatccatatatatctatatgtatatgtatatatgcatatataaatatacatctatatgtatatgtgtgtatatatatgtgcgtatgtatatataaataaatatatatatatacataaatgtatgcgcatatgtatatatacacatatatgtatacatgtacagatatgtatatatacatatatatgtatatatattgatatgtataaatatatatacatgtatatgtatatatgcattatataatacacacacgcgtgtgtacatatatatatatatattcatacacacacagacatacatatatgtatatatattgtatatatatgtataaatatatatttgtttccatatgtatacatatgcatatacatatgtttcaatatatatatttgcatatatatgtatttgtatgtatatatgtttatatgtatatgtatatatacatgcacatatatatatatgcatatatatacatatacatatatgtgtatatgtatatatatacacatacttacatatacatatgaatgtatgtgtatatgtatatatacacacacacacacacattttcattatcgatctgcttcgtttttcttcttattagtcttattataactattttttcttcttttcttcttcttattattatcatcgtcatcattatctttattatcatcattatcatcattattattagtagtagtactagtatcagtattataattttcataaatatcatttcatcattatcattatattattattattattattattgttattatgttaatttattattataatcattattactattattatcattattattatcatcattattatcatcatcgccatcgtcagtattatcattattattattataattatttttactattactttattatcatcgccatcatcatcattaaaattatcataatcatcataagtgTTGTCAtcaaacataatcatcatcattaccatcaccaccgcaGCTGATTTACATAGCTATTCAAACCGTTTCATTTTCCTGGCCATTTAATTCCTACTTTAcaaaattaacccattgccgacgggcatggcatgtacgtgcatgtcatgcccactgtgagtttacttctttaattgtttttagtTATAGATGGCTACTTGTACTTGATggctacttgtactaagtcaccagtgggCCAGTtatgagtattgcctgtctcggccgttcacccttttcattgatttacgaaaatagtttacgttatcttattttgctgttactaatgtctataacattatagtaattttactgtttataataaaaataacatttctcaaaaataaaaaaaatgagcacagcattttccacatTTTGTATTCATTTCACCCGGCGGCAATGGCTTAACAAAAGTATTTGGTAACATGAATTAACTGTGTAATTCATTATTCTTAAGTTTTGTTtatttgagaaaagaaaagaaaacaagagagaagagagagtggaagagtagCTTACTTTCTCTGTATATTTACGGAGGTATAcatagactacacacacacacacacacacccatgtatatatatgtacatacatatatgtatatatatacatatatgtatatatacatacatacatacatatatatacatatatgtatatgtatatatatgtatatatatattatatatatacacacacgtgtgtgtgtacgtgttagtatatatatactatatatatgtatatgtaaatattcgaacccttcctctctttctttatctctctctctatctttatctatctatctatctattatatatctatctgtttatataaccatctatttatctatctatctacctagctctctctctctctctctctctctctctatatatatatatatatatgtatgtgttatatatatatatgcatacacacatatatataaatatatatatatatatatatatatatatatatatatatatatatatatatatatatatgtatatgtgttatatatatatgcatacacacatatatataaatatatatatatatatatatatatatatatatatatatatatatatatatatatatgtaaatatatgcacacacacacgcacacacacacacacacacacacacacacacatacgtatatatgtatatatataaacacatacacatacacacagaaacacacacacacacacacacacacacacacacatatatatgtatatgtatatatatacatacatatactccgaccctcgtggtccctagttcaattccctgtcgcggcggtcgtaaaaatgcctgcgctttgactgctgactcgagcccgagaaaacgacatagcgccttgagaaatcaaacgcaggtgtcataggggaagtcaccgccgtggaagtgtaagtgcgcggatgattaggaagggcatccaatcaggtaagggtgacactgccacataacctctcaatagtgaactgagagaggcctatgtcttgcaatggaattaatggctgtaaaaagaaaagaaaagaaaaaaaaaagtgtgtgcatttctatgtgtgtgtgtgtgtgtgtgtgtattatatatacacacatacacatatatatgtatataaatatgaatatatacacatatatacgtacgtatatatgtacatatgtacatatatatatatatatatatatatatatacatatatacacacacacacacgcagacatgtgtgcgtacacacacacacacacacacacacacacatatatatatatatatatatatatatgcgtgtatgtgtgtgtatagatgtatatatgtatatatacatgtcctgcacacacacacacacacacacatacacacacatatatatatatatgtgtatatatatacacacacacacacacacatacatatatgtatatatatacacatatacgcataaacacacacacacacacatatatgtgtgtgtgtgtgtgtgtgtgtgtgtgtgtgtgtgtatgtgtgagtgtttgtaagtgagtgtgagtgtgtgtgtgtgtgtgtgtgtgtgtgtgtgtgtgtgtgtgtgtgtgtgtgtatgtgtgagtgagtgagtgtcaaaaaaaatattgtggctatatatctttatatccaaACCTTCGGATCCTTACCTGTACCTTCCACGCacacctttccaaaagtcaagccGACCCAGAGTACCCACAGAAGTCACTTTTCATACAATCGGCAACGCACGAGTGCCAGTAAGTGTACTAAGATTAAGTTTTATTATGTGAGATTTCGCACAGTCATGTCCAGCGAAATGGCGGAAAGATTTCAAGACCATTTCATGTTTGAGAAATGAATAAAACTcgaactttctctctatctcgctatttTCGTTCATTTACCTATCCAATTAACATGTTTTTGCTGTGTTTATACATTCACCTTGGCGATACAAACACTGTCTCACAAAGTATGTTATGCGATCGCCGtgaatttgaaaatatataaaatgtcttttatttatttattttttaatgcagTGATGTGATATATTTCCGAAATAGTAAACATTACATAAAATGATTTCACTACTAAAGATTACGTCGTTCATAGTTCATAAAGAAACTAACAGGTAGTTTTGAGAAGAACAGTGATAGCAACACATCCAGAGCAGCATTTGTAATTAATTTGTGTTGCATATTGTTAATTTACGCTCAATATGAAGCTTGCGTAACATCTATATGTGTGGAAACatgtggaaaaaagagaaaatatatgcatgtgtatacattcagTATAAACATTCAGTATAAAAGTTACATATCGTAAGTAATATGAAAAATTCGCATGTAAAGAATTTCCTCcccaaagacaaaaagaaaaggagaataagatgaaataaaagaagacaaagaagaagaagaagaagaagaagaagaagaagaaagaaaaagaaaaggaagaagaaaaagaccaagaaaaagaaaatgaaagtgaaaatgaaaatgaaaatgaaaatgaaaatgaaaatgaaaatgaaaatgaaaatgaaaaagaagaagaaaaagaaaaagaaaaagaaagagaaaaataaaaataaaaggaaggaggagaagaagaagaaaaagaagaaaaagataaaagagaagaaaaagaagaaaaagaagaaaagaagaaaagaagaaaaagaagaaaaagaagaaaaagaagaaagaaaaagaaaaagaaaaagaaaaagaagacgaatatgAAAGTTAAATATGATTAAATAAGCATATCAATAAACTCTCCTTAATATATTCAACACCACGGGACTCAGCTGCAAGAGAAAGTGAAGTTCAGGTAAACAGATCAACGATCCGTCGCTCCAAGGGACGGGGACGCCAACGGAGCGAAAAACAGCACCAGCCGCTTTGATGGTCGAGTTAAATAACATCTCAAGTTGGGGAGGATATTTTGAGTCCTCTGAGATCTACAAGAGAgtctttagactttttttttatattaaaggcCGCTTCAAATTTGTGGGTTTGAAACACAGTTGTGAGAAATATGGGTAAAAAGGAAAGCATttgatatttttatcttattttattttttatttgtttttaaatattgattatttatatatttattggtgtttttttcttgctttctgaagaatatgtgtttttgtatataatgaATTTGAAGACATTTCTTCATCTATGGTTTGTATTTTTACTGTTGTCGTTGCTATTGTTAGATTGTAGTTGTAATATTGGCGATAATATTGCAACTACAATTATAGTATTTTTGATATCGTTGTGATATTGATTGCTTCTTTAAAAtgattttatcattgctatttattattattatttctgtatttcttattgttatttttattttatggctattattatcattattttcataattgtcattaacgttgttatcatcatcatgatcatcatcaccatttccagttttatcatctttatcatttttttgttatcatgtaAGCACATACAATAGACGATACCGATTTACTGCTAAAGGGAAGTTGAAATCATACACAGTTTaatttacaattattactatcaatgacaGTGAAAACACtgtcatatcatatatacaaaaaagtcaAAACTTGTTGCTGTATCAGAGCTCTGCTGAAACCATGCATTATGATTCCACtctgaaacaaacaaaattataatggcCTTTATGGATacagatgtgtttatatacatatatactacgtacatgcactatatatacgtacatggagtattatatatcatattatacgtacgcacatgcatacaatatacatatctatctgtctacctgttatTTTCTGTATGCagaaagatataggtatatatattgtaacattttatatacatacgtatgcatacagtACATAAATGCGAGGAGAGTCACGGCCAGGTATGGTACCACAGATATTCCGTTGAGATAAACACTTCACTCACTTTTCACTCTACTGCTTTGGTCCTTTGATTCTGAGCTTAGTGACCATAACCATAACCGTGGCCACCGCCATGGCCATATCCTCCGTGACCTTTTCCATATCCACCACTGTGGCCATAGCCATAGCCGCCGCCATGACCTTTTCCGTATCCTCCTCCGTGGCCATATCCACCATGGCCATATCCTCCACTGTGGCCATAACCTCCTCCGTGACCTTTTCCGTATCCACCACCATGGCCATATCCTCCTCCGTGGCCATATCCGCCACCATGACCTTTTCCGTATCCACCATGGCCGTGACCACCACCATGGCCATAACCACCACCATGGCCCTTTCCATATCCTCCACCATGGCCATGACCACCACCGTGGCCCTTTCCATATCCTCCACCATGGCCATGACCACCACCGTGGCCATAACCACCACCATGGCCCTTTCCATATCCGCCACCATGGCCATAACCTCCATGGCCTTTTCCGTATCCACCATGGCCATGACCACCACCATGGCCATATCCTCCACCGTGGCCCTTTCCGTATCCGCCACCATGGCCATATCCTCCGCCATGGCCTTTTCCATATCCTCCACCGTGGCCATGGCCTCCGTGTCCATGGCCATAATCGGGCTCTGGGTCAGCGCACGTGGCCGCCAAGAGGCACGTGAGGGCCAGCAGAGTAATTATCTGAAAGAACAGAAGTTGTAGGACTTTATTCAAAACAATTAGGAgatgttaattaattaattaagagaTATTGAATGAACTAAAAAATTAGGTCAAAGGACACGTCTATGCATCATGTCAGGT from Penaeus chinensis breed Huanghai No. 1 chromosome 39, ASM1920278v2, whole genome shotgun sequence harbors:
- the LOC125046503 gene encoding uncharacterized protein LOC125046503 yields the protein MQHKLITNAALDVLLSLFFSKLPESLRLIHCFRGAGSRQRRRWCPRQLYLGWLLPAFWRPRSLTRHPVDTVKVTEVDMATAEVDTEKDTEEVDTDTEEVDMATAEVDTVKDTEVDTDTAEVDTEKDTEEVDTDTEEVDMATAEVDTDTAEVDTEKDTEEVDTEKDTEEVDMVTAEVAMAKAMEVDTATVEVDTDTEEVDMATVEVGMATEEAVMVMEAVDTEKDTEEVDTDTAEVDMATVEVDMAMVEVDMATEEAVMAMEAVDTAKAMGVATGMAIKVKVKKCCVEMSSLIPVNTHEIYKSEIYYILLF